Proteins found in one Arthrobacter pascens genomic segment:
- the manD gene encoding D-mannonate dehydratase ManD, producing MKIIAAEVFVTSPSRNFVTLRITTEDGVTGIGDATLNGRELAVAAYLKEHVAQLLIGKDPHRIEDTWQFLYRSAYWRRGPVTMAAIAAVDMALWDIKGKMAGMPVYQLLGGASRNGLRAYGHASGADIPALFDSVREHLELGYKSVRIQTAVPGIKALYGVAAQAQASGERYDYEPAGRGAFPVEEDWDTRAYLRHLPSVFEAVRNEFGPELPLLHDGHHRMTPIQAAKLGKALEPYDLFWLEDCTPAENQEGLRLVRQHTTTPLAIGEIFNTVFDFQTLIKEQLIDYVRAASTHFGGISPLKKVMDFAAQYQIKSGFHGPTDISPVGFAAQLHVGLAIHNYGIQEYMQHSDATNTVFEQSMTFVDGYLHPGDKPGIGVEFNEEAAATYPYQQAYLPYNRLVDGTVHDW from the coding sequence GTGAAAATTATTGCCGCGGAAGTCTTCGTGACAAGCCCGTCCCGCAACTTCGTGACCCTGAGGATCACCACGGAAGACGGCGTGACCGGCATCGGTGATGCCACCCTGAACGGCAGGGAGCTGGCGGTGGCGGCGTATCTGAAGGAGCACGTGGCGCAGCTGCTCATCGGTAAGGATCCGCACCGGATCGAGGACACCTGGCAGTTCCTCTATCGGAGTGCCTACTGGCGCCGCGGTCCGGTGACGATGGCCGCCATCGCGGCCGTGGACATGGCCCTGTGGGACATTAAGGGCAAGATGGCCGGCATGCCTGTGTACCAGTTGCTGGGCGGCGCTTCCCGCAACGGCCTGCGGGCCTACGGTCACGCCTCGGGCGCGGACATTCCGGCATTGTTTGATTCCGTCCGGGAGCATCTGGAACTCGGCTACAAGTCGGTCCGGATCCAGACCGCCGTGCCCGGCATCAAGGCCTTGTACGGCGTCGCTGCCCAGGCGCAGGCCTCGGGCGAGCGTTACGACTACGAGCCCGCCGGCCGCGGCGCGTTCCCCGTGGAGGAGGACTGGGATACCCGTGCGTACCTGCGCCACCTGCCTTCGGTGTTCGAGGCGGTCCGGAACGAGTTCGGCCCGGAACTGCCCCTGCTGCATGACGGCCACCACCGGATGACTCCGATCCAGGCGGCCAAACTGGGCAAGGCGCTTGAGCCTTATGACCTGTTCTGGCTTGAGGACTGCACGCCGGCCGAGAACCAGGAGGGGCTTCGCCTGGTCCGCCAGCACACCACCACTCCGCTGGCCATCGGCGAAATCTTCAACACCGTGTTCGACTTCCAGACGCTGATCAAGGAACAGTTGATCGACTATGTCCGGGCAGCGTCCACGCACTTCGGCGGCATCTCCCCGTTGAAGAAGGTCATGGACTTCGCCGCGCAGTACCAGATCAAGTCCGGCTTCCATGGCCCCACCGACATCTCCCCGGTGGGGTTCGCCGCCCAGCTGCACGTTGGCCTGGCCATCCACAACTACGGCATTCAGGAATACATGCAGCACTCCGACGCCACGAACACGGTCTTCGAGCAGTCCATGACGTTTGTGGACGGATACCTGCACCCGGGCGACAAGCCCGGCATCGGCGTCGAATTCAACGAGGAAGCCGCCGCGACGTACCCGTACCAGCAGGCCTACCTGCCCTACAACCGGCTTGTGGACGGAACGGTGCACGACTGGTGA